One genomic segment of uncultured Desulfobacter sp. includes these proteins:
- a CDS encoding serine protein kinase PrkA — protein MATTTDPKSFNHHVEAVKKGTRIFEDAFQGVSRMILGAGIRKVTVKGKTTYQFDLFSQGKRHLVGMYDEINAFVSFVKDASEGGSSREMAFVLVGEPGNGKTFFVEYLCDRYREFLSIPNNMKYTFRFKNLDRVGGYGKINVIESQTYEDPMILAMSFRGNKDASMDYFSKSFKFKDKEIENLYDRYRPLGACSAYIWNQIREYCDDDPDQMMEFIEIVPVPLIESLGTITGKYPAKDKITSSAVDLMGEESIQRLLHIPDSNNPYRFDLRRGALARVAGGGIHFSDEIYKNKKDLVQVYLGVIQNRVIEMDGFKWPIDTLIIATSNNSEFNTFLMEREEAPIVDRCRICYVAHNTDYKLQKMLTEYAIGTDVKRSLEHEVLHQDPNLNYAASVAVVLTRLPPSDKLTPVETMKLAAGEVAGEKSLKTLAELIDQLNQDTDITKRFGQKGLGQRNLGRAVQLLLESSETNDGKCMFALDIFNALERVVLDYVQEPADRTKFMEDLKIARGLYRERIMTEMFNAYMDEPLAIKKDVLNYVNMIIGVDAEHLGPDMMWKYKDPQTGELRALKIDERYIKNVEERLGLKTEEQRASFRNSIRKIYGQKLSVDANYDFMDNLELVKAITDVRLKSDIAGAGSLIGALANRTNEENQKLYERMIYTMDKKLGYCPTCAQKTIEYFCSQEDDK, from the coding sequence ATGGCCACTACAACAGATCCTAAGAGCTTTAACCATCACGTCGAAGCCGTTAAAAAGGGGACCCGGATATTTGAGGATGCATTCCAGGGTGTCTCCCGTATGATTCTGGGCGCCGGTATCCGCAAGGTCACGGTCAAGGGAAAGACTACCTACCAGTTTGACCTGTTCAGCCAAGGCAAAAGGCATCTGGTGGGCATGTATGACGAAATTAACGCCTTTGTCTCTTTTGTCAAGGATGCCTCCGAGGGTGGGTCTTCCAGGGAAATGGCTTTTGTCCTGGTGGGCGAGCCGGGAAATGGAAAAACTTTTTTCGTTGAATACCTGTGTGACCGATACCGGGAGTTTTTATCTATCCCAAATAATATGAAATATACGTTTCGATTCAAGAATCTTGACCGGGTAGGTGGATATGGAAAGATCAATGTCATTGAATCCCAGACCTATGAAGACCCCATGATTCTTGCGATGAGCTTTAGGGGTAATAAGGATGCTTCCATGGATTATTTTTCAAAATCATTTAAATTCAAGGACAAGGAGATAGAAAATCTTTATGACCGATATCGTCCTTTAGGTGCTTGCTCGGCCTATATATGGAATCAGATTCGGGAATATTGTGATGATGACCCTGACCAAATGATGGAGTTCATTGAAATAGTCCCGGTACCGTTGATAGAAAGTCTTGGCACGATTACCGGTAAATATCCGGCCAAGGATAAGATCACCTCGTCGGCCGTGGATCTTATGGGTGAAGAGTCCATCCAGCGCCTGTTGCATATTCCGGATTCCAACAACCCCTACCGGTTTGACCTGCGCCGGGGGGCTTTGGCCCGGGTGGCCGGCGGCGGCATCCATTTTTCCGACGAAATTTATAAAAACAAAAAGGATTTGGTGCAGGTGTATCTTGGTGTAATCCAGAACCGTGTGATTGAAATGGATGGTTTTAAATGGCCCATTGACACCCTGATCATCGCGACTTCAAATAACTCCGAGTTTAATACCTTTTTAATGGAACGTGAGGAAGCGCCCATTGTTGACCGGTGCCGGATCTGCTATGTGGCCCATAATACGGATTATAAACTCCAGAAAATGTTGACCGAATATGCCATCGGTACTGATGTAAAGCGTTCCCTTGAGCATGAAGTACTTCACCAGGATCCAAATTTGAACTATGCTGCATCCGTTGCCGTGGTGCTGACCCGGTTACCCCCGTCCGATAAACTTACCCCGGTTGAAACCATGAAGCTTGCCGCAGGAGAAGTGGCCGGTGAAAAAAGCCTTAAAACCCTGGCTGAATTAATTGATCAGCTCAACCAGGATACGGATATAACTAAACGTTTCGGCCAGAAAGGCTTAGGACAGAGAAATCTTGGCCGGGCCGTGCAGCTTTTGCTGGAATCTTCTGAAACCAATGATGGTAAGTGCATGTTTGCCTTAGATATTTTCAACGCCCTGGAACGGGTAGTACTTGATTATGTCCAGGAACCTGCTGACCGGACCAAGTTTATGGAGGATTTAAAAATTGCCAGGGGGCTTTACCGGGAACGCATTATGACAGAGATGTTTAACGCATATATGGACGAACCGTTGGCCATCAAAAAGGATGTACTTAACTATGTAAATATGATCATCGGTGTGGATGCCGAGCATTTAGGACCTGATATGATGTGGAAGTATAAAGATCCCCAGACGGGTGAACTTCGAGCCCTTAAAATTGATGAGCGTTACATTAAAAATGTTGAGGAACGCCTGGGTCTTAAAACTGAAGAACAGCGGGCCTCCTTTAGAAATTCCATTAGAAAGATATATGGCCAGAAACTTTCTGTGGATGCCAATTATGATTTTATGGACAACCTCGAACTGGTTAAAGCCATTACCGATGTCCGGCTTAAATCGGATATCGCCGGTGCCGGATCTTTAATTGGAGCGCTGGCTAACCGGACCAACGAAGAAAATCAAAAACTGTATGAGAGAATGATTTATACTATGGATAAGAAGCTTGGGTACTGCCCGACGTGTGCCCAGAAAACCATAGAGTACTTCTGCAGCCAGGAAGATGACAAATAG
- a CDS encoding ABC transporter substrate-binding protein — MAEKPAIKIGYLKITDHFILGVTARKLQQSMETFQHCTLEPVVKNGWNEVADALSVKSLDGALILAPTAMDLFKSGVDLKLLLLAHKSGSVLVKNKRANINSVEDFAGKTVLIPYQLSIHNMLFHKLLSEKGLKPGRATEKGIDVTLEVVAPFQMPEALEYDEEGEIGGFIVAEPFGSQVIAAGHGEEFELSKNLWAKHPCCVFVMRTEIIEKNPEAVQEICTSFVRSGLAIDAQPEPASIIGAEFFSQNKDIIQRVLTDPPDRILTGELYPQKEDLDIIQKYMMDKMNIMTSLIDLDEFVDTRFADAAGAK, encoded by the coding sequence ATGGCGGAAAAACCCGCGATCAAGATCGGATATCTTAAAATCACTGATCATTTCATTCTCGGTGTAACAGCTCGAAAATTACAACAAAGTATGGAAACCTTTCAACACTGCACGCTGGAACCTGTGGTTAAAAACGGGTGGAATGAAGTTGCTGATGCGCTTTCCGTAAAATCTTTGGACGGGGCACTGATTTTGGCACCAACAGCCATGGATCTTTTTAAATCCGGTGTTGATCTCAAACTGTTGTTGTTAGCCCATAAATCCGGCAGTGTTCTGGTTAAAAATAAAAGAGCCAACATCAATTCTGTTGAAGATTTCGCGGGTAAGACCGTATTGATTCCATATCAGCTATCCATCCACAATATGCTGTTTCACAAGCTGTTATCCGAGAAAGGGTTGAAACCCGGACGTGCCACGGAAAAGGGAATTGATGTCACCCTTGAGGTGGTTGCCCCTTTCCAGATGCCCGAAGCCCTTGAGTATGACGAAGAAGGCGAAATCGGTGGGTTTATCGTAGCTGAACCATTTGGCTCCCAGGTTATAGCCGCCGGTCATGGTGAAGAATTTGAACTGTCAAAAAATTTATGGGCCAAGCATCCTTGTTGTGTTTTTGTCATGCGTACAGAGATTATTGAAAAGAATCCTGAAGCTGTTCAGGAAATTTGCACAAGTTTTGTTCGGTCCGGGCTTGCCATTGATGCCCAGCCTGAGCCGGCTTCAATTATTGGTGCTGAGTTTTTTTCCCAGAATAAGGATATTATCCAACGGGTGCTTACAGATCCGCCTGACCGGATTCTGACAGGAGAACTTTATCCCCAAAAAGAAGATCTTGATATAATTCAGAAATATATGATGGATAAAATGAATATTATGACCTCCCTTATTGATCTGGATGAGTTTGTGGACACGCGTTTCGCCGACGCTGCAGGGGCAAAATAA
- the ispD gene encoding 2-C-methyl-D-erythritol 4-phosphate cytidylyltransferase, translated as MSGAENKETFKNIAVVVAGGKGLRMQSTVKKQFIDLEGIPVIVRTLAAFDTHCRVDEMILVVPEQDLDFIRNDLLHRFSFSTPLHIIKGGVTRQDSVGNGLDKALKIYARPETTFVLIHDGVRPFVGEKIVDRCLDGALKNGACIPVLGICDTVKRADKNGKIICTLDRDGLFRAQTPQVFRLDLILKAVSHARHTGFLGTDEASVCEHAKIPVAMVEGGRFNIKLTSPQDLIFASMIIQAKKKLT; from the coding sequence ATGTCTGGCGCAGAAAATAAAGAAACGTTTAAAAATATTGCCGTTGTTGTGGCGGGCGGAAAAGGTCTGCGCATGCAGTCCACTGTTAAAAAACAGTTCATTGATCTGGAAGGTATTCCGGTAATTGTCCGCACGCTTGCCGCCTTTGATACCCATTGCCGGGTGGACGAGATGATTCTGGTGGTTCCGGAACAGGATCTGGATTTTATCCGCAATGACCTTTTACACCGATTTTCATTTTCCACACCTTTGCATATTATCAAAGGCGGTGTTACCCGTCAGGATTCCGTGGGAAACGGACTTGATAAAGCGTTGAAAATTTATGCCCGACCAGAAACAACATTTGTGCTGATTCATGACGGGGTCCGGCCATTTGTGGGTGAAAAGATTGTTGATCGGTGCCTTGACGGTGCTTTGAAAAACGGTGCCTGCATCCCGGTTCTTGGTATCTGTGATACAGTAAAAAGGGCCGATAAAAATGGCAAAATAATCTGCACCCTTGACCGGGATGGACTGTTCCGGGCCCAGACACCCCAGGTTTTTCGCCTGGACCTGATTCTCAAGGCCGTTTCCCATGCCCGGCATACCGGCTTTTTGGGCACGGACGAAGCTTCGGTCTGCGAACATGCGAAAATACCGGTGGCGATGGTGGAAGGCGGACGGTTTAATATTAAACTCACTTCTCCCCAGGATCTGATTTTTGCAAGCATGATCATTCAAGCAAAAAAAAAGCTGACTTAG
- a CDS encoding HPr family phosphocarrier protein, with amino-acid sequence MNDTCDISFKEKANIFSYEYLQCVLFLIELNDDSYLFTKKLCSKLIITSHIMEDFLDFHGAKKNKDWVFYRAISASVRHLSLACYSQRHTLDRFDFYNFGDQNHSAFKQEALEMLQFLQNAIHQAAPVALREAQRLGITIPEAGYDLDYFPGIATASQLEHNIDNAMPKGSQKKNLTRIASQFLELIRDFEQFTFYERYDLETIYKLVPDVINEVTIRSYEMRVHNIQSSFDSYVVTTLQSPDTELLNQLRSHFSIVFHILQVLGRLLHFYERHLYDTGFKHVYKNISLSLSDLIDPDTVLDRAMNYCLYYAGRFLSSGKAVATKVLNMNMESDTIEVGIPKDRGFHSRPSLLVAKIVQHYGGEVKLYVGKDQFDASSVLDIQWAGGKIKKEEIETVVFTGDSRALNDLKILSGVNYGEDHMGKGIPLPGELSYLI; translated from the coding sequence ATGAATGACACCTGTGACATATCTTTTAAAGAAAAAGCTAATATTTTTTCATATGAGTATCTTCAATGCGTTCTGTTCCTTATTGAATTGAATGACGACAGTTATCTTTTTACCAAGAAATTGTGCTCAAAATTGATAATCACCTCCCACATCATGGAGGATTTTCTTGACTTTCACGGTGCAAAAAAAAATAAGGACTGGGTTTTTTACCGTGCAATATCAGCATCAGTTCGACATCTTTCCCTAGCCTGTTATTCCCAGCGTCACACCCTGGACCGGTTCGACTTTTACAATTTCGGGGATCAGAACCACAGTGCCTTTAAACAGGAAGCACTGGAGATGCTTCAATTTCTCCAGAATGCCATTCATCAGGCAGCACCCGTTGCCCTGAGGGAGGCACAGCGTTTGGGTATCACCATTCCGGAAGCCGGCTATGATCTGGACTATTTCCCCGGCATTGCCACGGCCAGCCAACTGGAACATAATATTGACAACGCCATGCCCAAAGGCAGTCAGAAAAAGAATCTGACACGAATTGCCAGTCAGTTTCTTGAGCTGATCCGGGATTTTGAACAGTTTACCTTTTACGAACGTTATGATCTTGAGACCATTTACAAGCTTGTTCCTGATGTTATCAATGAGGTAACAATTCGAAGTTATGAGATGCGGGTGCATAACATCCAGTCTTCCTTTGATTCTTATGTGGTCACCACGTTGCAGTCCCCTGATACTGAACTTTTAAATCAGTTGCGCAGTCATTTTTCCATTGTATTTCATATTTTGCAGGTATTAGGGCGCTTGCTTCATTTTTATGAACGGCACCTGTATGATACCGGTTTTAAACATGTTTATAAAAATATCAGTCTGTCCCTTTCCGATCTCATTGATCCGGATACTGTTTTAGATCGTGCCATGAATTATTGTCTATATTATGCAGGCCGTTTTTTATCCTCCGGCAAGGCTGTGGCCACAAAGGTTCTGAACATGAATATGGAATCCGACACAATTGAGGTAGGTATTCCCAAAGACAGGGGCTTTCACAGCCGACCAAGCCTTCTGGTGGCCAAAATCGTCCAGCATTATGGCGGAGAAGTCAAGCTTTATGTGGGAAAAGACCAGTTTGATGCCTCTTCGGTCCTTGATATCCAGTGGGCCGGGGGGAAAATTAAAAAAGAGGAGATTGAGACGGTCGTTTTTACGGGCGATTCCAGGGCATTGAATGATTTGAAAATCCTTTCGGGTGTCAATTACGGTGAAGATCATATGGGCAAGGGCATTCCCTTGCCCGGTGAATTAAGTTATTTGATTTAA
- a CDS encoding C4-type zinc ribbon domain-containing protein — protein sequence MSKPEIATLVKLQEAETQIVRLNDVLYEVEKKKTKLASRLKQFAAALKENVEELEKLEKNCLDSENEIKIVDARIIKSNETLRNVTTNKEYQVLLREVDDNKKRKDALETELLQIMEERERSQAIVDESTKEYQQLEEQVKAEQNQIEEQTTKDRKLLGEYLESQKEIGATIDPKLLDRFKRISKMNQGSAVAQAQDQVCLGCFMNIPPQLYIEVQRGNQLIFCPQCSRILYYEKS from the coding sequence ATGTCAAAACCAGAGATAGCCACCCTTGTAAAACTTCAGGAGGCTGAAACCCAAATAGTCCGTCTTAATGACGTACTGTATGAGGTTGAAAAAAAGAAAACCAAGCTGGCATCCAGGCTCAAACAGTTTGCAGCAGCGCTCAAGGAAAATGTAGAAGAACTTGAAAAGCTTGAAAAAAATTGTCTTGACAGTGAAAATGAAATTAAAATTGTTGATGCTCGTATTATCAAAAGTAATGAAACCCTTCGAAATGTTACCACAAATAAAGAGTATCAGGTATTGCTCAGGGAGGTGGATGATAACAAAAAAAGGAAGGATGCCTTAGAGACAGAACTGTTACAGATCATGGAAGAGCGGGAAAGGTCCCAGGCTATTGTGGATGAAAGTACAAAAGAATATCAGCAGCTTGAAGAACAGGTCAAAGCGGAACAGAATCAGATTGAAGAACAAACCACTAAAGACCGCAAGCTTCTTGGAGAATATCTTGAAAGCCAGAAAGAAATCGGTGCAACTATAGATCCTAAACTTTTAGATCGATTTAAACGCATTTCCAAAATGAACCAGGGATCTGCCGTAGCCCAAGCGCAGGATCAGGTCTGTTTAGGGTGTTTTATGAATATTCCGCCTCAGCTGTATATTGAAGTTCAGCGCGGAAACCAGTTGATATTTTGCCCCCAGTGCAGCCGAATTTTATATTATGAGAAAAGCTAA